The following are encoded together in the Anaeromicrobium sediminis genome:
- a CDS encoding RNA ligase RtcB family protein — MSNIKIVQSNKSWIESNAIESLRKMANLKGIIKTVGLPDLHLGKTPVGASYLTRDIIYPHIIGNDIGCGISLFSTGIKRRKVKTDRLLKKLEKTEEVNVEELKNIDLPFKEKLGTIGSGNHFGELTVIDNIYDESSLGENHIDKNKVFLLIHSGSRSYGEHILRHFIENHSCEKGIEVNSPIFKEYMDEHNRAMEFATANRELIAYKMNRALGSKENKKLLDSVHNSISSKEIDGQIHYIHRKGAAPSDVGLVVVAGTRGSSSYIVRPRPNLIDFNYSISHGAGRKWSRSGCKERLENIYSKKDVRENRLSSNLIYRDLNSVYEEAPEAYKNIERVIKDMVEANMIDIVATLKPLITYKV, encoded by the coding sequence ATGAGCAACATAAAAATTGTACAGTCTAATAAATCTTGGATTGAAAGTAATGCTATTGAAAGTTTAAGAAAGATGGCTAACCTCAAAGGTATTATAAAAACAGTAGGACTTCCAGATCTGCATTTGGGAAAAACTCCTGTGGGAGCCAGTTATTTAACTAGGGATATAATATATCCACACATAATAGGAAATGACATAGGTTGTGGTATAAGCCTTTTTTCAACGGGAATAAAAAGAAGAAAGGTTAAGACTGATAGATTATTAAAGAAATTAGAAAAAACAGAAGAAGTAAATGTAGAAGAATTAAAAAATATAGATTTACCCTTTAAAGAAAAATTAGGAACTATAGGGAGCGGAAATCATTTTGGAGAGTTGACAGTAATAGATAATATATATGATGAAAGCTCATTAGGAGAAAATCATATAGATAAAAATAAGGTATTTTTGTTAATCCATAGTGGTTCTAGATCTTATGGAGAGCATATTTTAAGGCATTTCATAGAGAATCATTCCTGTGAAAAGGGAATAGAAGTAAATTCTCCCATATTTAAAGAATATATGGATGAACATAATAGGGCCATGGAATTTGCGACTGCTAATCGTGAGCTAATAGCCTATAAAATGAATAGAGCATTAGGTAGTAAAGAAAATAAAAAACTATTAGATAGTGTCCATAACAGTATAAGTTCTAAAGAAATAGATGGACAGATACACTATATTCACAGAAAGGGTGCAGCACCATCAGATGTGGGATTAGTAGTAGTGGCTGGAACTCGTGGATCTAGTTCTTATATTGTAAGGCCAAGGCCAAATTTGATAGATTTTAATTATTCTATAAGTCATGGAGCTGGCAGAAAGTGGTCAAGATCTGGTTGTAAGGAAAGACTTGAAAATATATATTCCAAAAAGGATGTAAGAGAAAATAGATTAAGTTCTAATTTAATATATAGGGATTTAAATTCCGTATACGAGGAAGCACCAGAGGCTTATAAGAATATAGAAAGGGTAATTAAAGATATGGTAGAGGCTAATATGATAGATATAGTAGCAACTTTAAAACCTTTAATTACTTATAAGGTATAG
- the prfH gene encoding peptide chain release factor H, which yields MWLQISAGQGPVECSRGVYLFLRVLEKECRRKNIKLDLMDYIKDEKKDTFKSVFLKLSGENLEEYTNSISGTILWICKSPYRVNHKRKNWFIHVEKIGEDETTQFNNKDIRIETMRSSGAGGQRVNKSETAVRITHIETDISVIAREERSQYQNKKLAMARLERALKEMKEKKIKKVDENRWNSHKEIERGNPVRTFKGKEFKEVK from the coding sequence ATGTGGTTACAAATAAGTGCAGGGCAAGGACCTGTAGAGTGTTCCCGTGGTGTATATTTATTTTTAAGGGTACTAGAAAAGGAATGTAGAAGAAAAAATATTAAATTAGATCTTATGGATTATATAAAGGATGAAAAGAAGGATACTTTTAAGTCTGTGTTCTTAAAGCTAAGTGGAGAAAATCTAGAGGAATATACTAATTCCATTAGTGGAACTATACTTTGGATTTGTAAAAGTCCCTATAGAGTAAATCACAAGAGAAAAAATTGGTTTATCCATGTGGAAAAAATTGGTGAAGATGAAACTACCCAGTTTAATAACAAGGACATAAGGATAGAAACTATGCGCTCAAGTGGTGCTGGGGGACAACGTGTGAATAAGTCAGAAACGGCCGTAAGAATTACACATATTGAAACGGATATAAGTGTTATAGCCAGAGAAGAAAGAAGTCAATATCAAAACAAAAAATTGGCCATGGCTAGGCTTGAAAGAGCCCTTAAAGAAATGAAAGAGAAGAAGATTAAAAAAGTAGATGAAAATAGATGGAATTCCCATAAGGAAATTGAAAGGGGAAATCCAGTTAGAACATTTAAAGGAAAAGAATTTAAAGAGGTTAAATAA
- the lepB gene encoding signal peptidase I, whose protein sequence is MKKEIMEWIKSIGLAIVIALVVTSFVTTIQVYSVSMNPTLVEGDKLILLNSKSVEYKDIVVVNTDIELSKSELKKLGFMEKLKGETTKKLIKRVIATEGDKLVIKDGDVYVNDVKLDEDYIKEPGTWPEIEIDSISENQIFVMGDNRNNSMDSRQLGPIDKSEIVGKALIRIYPFSKFGTIKAAN, encoded by the coding sequence ATGAAAAAAGAGATAATGGAATGGATAAAATCCATAGGATTAGCAATTGTCATTGCACTTGTAGTAACTTCCTTTGTGACTACTATACAAGTGTATAGTGTGTCCATGAATCCTACCTTAGTAGAAGGGGATAAATTAATTTTATTAAATAGTAAAAGTGTAGAATATAAAGATATAGTAGTAGTTAATACGGATATAGAACTTTCCAAAAGTGAATTGAAAAAGTTAGGTTTTATGGAAAAGTTAAAGGGAGAAACTACTAAGAAATTAATTAAAAGGGTCATTGCTACAGAAGGAGATAAGTTAGTAATAAAAGATGGAGACGTTTATGTGAATGATGTTAAGTTAGATGAGGATTACATAAAAGAGCCTGGAACTTGGCCAGAAATTGAGATAGATAGTATATCAGAAAATCAAATATTTGTTATGGGAGACAATAGAAATAATAGTATGGACAGTAGACAATTAGGACCAATAGATAAGAGTGAAATTGTAGGAAAAGCTCTTATAAGAATATATCCTTTTTCAAAGTTTGGAACAATAAAGGCGGCTAATTAA